A segment of the Mycobacterium intracellulare ATCC 13950 genome:
ACATAACGCAGCGGGCGGACGGTGTCCTGCACGCCGCGCATCCACCCGTTTCCCGCCAGAGACACCAATATGGCCGGGGCGCCGAAGATCGCGATGCGCAGCCACGGCAGCGCCGCCGCGGCGATCGCCTCCCCGCCCACTTTGCCGCCGGCGATCACCGACACCAGCGGCACCGCCGCAGTCTGCACCGCGATCACGACGAGTGCGCCCAGCCCCAGCGCCAACCACGTCGCCTGCACGCCCTCGGTCACCGCCGACGAGCGGTTGCCGGCGCCGAAGTGGCGGGCCGAGCGTGCCGTCGTGCCGTAGGAAAGGAAGGTGAGGTCGGAACCCACCAGGCTGAGCAGTAGCCCGCCGATGGCCAGCCCGGCCAGGCTCAGGGCGCCGAGCCGGCCGACGACCGCGGTATCGAAGAGCAGGTAGAGCGGTTCGGCCGCCAGCACGCCCAGCGCGGGTAGCGCCAGGCCGGCGATCCGACGGCCCCCGGCGTCGGGTCGATCCGGCTCGGTCACCCGAGCGCGGTGCGCAGCGCCGCGACGGCGTCCTCGATCGGGCCGGTGGTCGAGTAGCCGGCCGCCAGCCGGTGCCCGCCGCCGCCGAATGCGGACGCGACCGTCGCCAGGTCCACTTCGGCCTTGGCCCGCATCGATACCGACCACTGCCCCGGCGCGACCTCCTTGAAGACCGCGGCCACCTCGGCCTGCTGCGTGGTCCGCACGATGTCGACGATGCTTTCGACTTCCTCCGGGCGGGAGCCGCTCCAATCCTGGTGGCCGACAACGGCATACACCAGCCCCCGGCCGCCGGCCGCGCCCGGCACCAACTGGGCCGACGCCAGCACGCGCGACAGCAGCGGCAGCCATCCGAACGGATGGGTGTCCATCAGGGTCCGGCTGATTGCGGCGTTGTCCACGCCGGCGTCGACCAGCCGGGCGGCCAGACGAAGGGCGCGCGCGCTGGCCCAGCGGAACGATCCGGTATCGGTCGTCAGGCCGGCGTAGATGCAGTGCGCGACGTCGGAATCGATGGGCTTGCCCCACGCGTCGAGGATGTCGGCGATCATCATCGTGGTCGAATCCGCCGACACGTCAACGAAATTGGCGGTGCCGAACATGTCGTTGGAGGCGTGGTGGTCGATCACCAGCACCTCGGCGCCCGACACGGCCAGCTCGCTCAACGCGCCCAGGCGCTTGACGCTCGGAACGTCAACGGTGACAACCAGATCGACGTCGCGGCGCATCGCGTCCGGGCTGACCAGCAGGTGACGGCCCGGCAGCGACGCCAGCGATTCCGGCAGGCCGGCGGGCTCGGCGAAACTGACCTCGACCCGCTTGCCGCACTTGTCGAGCACCAAACCAAGCGCCAGACCGGCGCCGATGGTGTCGGCGTCGGGATGCACGTGGGCGATCACCGCGACGGTGGCGGCGTCCGACAGTAGGTCGACGGCGGCCGGCGCGTCGACGCGTGCACCCACACCGGCCAGTTCAGTATTCGCGTTGGTCGTCGTCACCGATGCTCCCGTCGAGGCCGGGCTCGGCGCCCGATCCGCTATCCCGGTATGGATCGGCCTCCCCAGCCGGCTTGGCGCCCGAACGAACCCGCGCCAGATCAGCGTCCGCGGCGCGGGCCCGCGCCAGCAACTCGTCCATCCGCTGCACGTTGTCCGACGTGGTGTCGCGGGTGAACGTGAGGGTGGGCGTGAAGCGCACGCCGGTGCCCGCCCCGACCATGGTGCGCAGCGCGCCCTTGGCCCGCTCCAGCGCGGCCGCGGCCGCGCCGTAGTCCGGCTCGTCGTCCAGCGTGCGCCCCATGACCGTGTAGAACACGGTCGCGTCGTGCAGGTCGGCGGTCACCTTCGCGTCCACGATGGTGACCCCGTCAAGCCCGGGGTCCTTGATCTCGAACTCGATCGCCGAGGCGACGATCGTGTTGATCCGCTTGGCGAGGCGGCGGGCCCGGGCGGGGTCAGCCATGCCGGGTCACGACCGTTCCTTTTGGACCAGCTCGTAGGACTCGATGATGTCGCCTTCCTTGATGTCGGAATAGCCCAGCGTCATACCGCATTCGAAGCCCTCGCGGACCTCGGTCACATCATCCTTTTCGCGTCGCAGCGAGTTGATCGTGAGGTTCTCGGTGACCACGACGTTGTCGCGCAGCAACCGGGCCTTGGCGTTGCGCCGCACCACGCCGGAGCTGATCATGCAGCCGGCGATGATGCCGACCTTGGAGGACCGGAAGATCGCCCGGATCTCGGCGCGACCCAGCTGGTTCTCCTCGTAGATCGGCTTGAGCATGCCGCGCAGGGCCTTCTCGATCTCGTCGATCGCCTGGTAGATCACCGAGTAGTAGCGGATCTCCACGCCCTCGCGGTTGGCCAGCTCGGTGGCCTTGCCCTCGGCCCGCACGTTGAAGCCGATGATCACCGCGTCCGACGCCGACGCCAGGTTGACGTTGGTTTCGGTGATGCCACCGACGCCGCGGTCGATGACGCGCAGCGCCACCTCGTCGTCGATCTGGATGCCCATCAGGGCCTCTTCGAGCGCCTCGACCGTACCGGCGTTGTCGCCCTTGAGGATCAGGTTCAGCTGGCTGGTTTCCTTCAGCGCCGAGTCCAGGTCCTCCAGGCTGATCCGCTTGCGCGAGCGGGCCGCCAGCGCGTTGCGCTTGCGGGCGCTGCGCTTGTCGGCGATCTGGCGGGCGATGCGGTCCTCGTCGACGACCAGCAGGTTGTCACCGGCGCCGGGCACCGACGTGAACCCGATGACCTGCACGGGCCGCGACGGCAACGCCTCTTCGACGTCGTCGCCGTGCTCGTCGACCATGCGGCGCACGCGCCCGTAGGCGTCGCCGGCGACCACCGAGTCGCCGACGCGCAGCGTGCCGCGCTGCACCAGCACGGTCGCGACCGGCCCGCGGCCGCGGTCCAGGTGCGCCTCGATCGCGACACCCTGGGCCTCCATGTCGGGGTTGGCCCGCAGGTCCAGGGCGGCGTCGGCGGTCAGCAGGACCGCCTCGAGCAGCGCGTCGATGTTGGTGCCCTGCTTGGCGGAGATGTCGACGAACATCGTCTCGCCACCGAAATCCTCTGCCACCAAACCGTATTCGGTGAGCTGGCCGCGGATCTTGGCCGGGTCGGCGCCCTCCACGTCGATCTTGTTGACCGCGACCACGATGGGCACGTCGGCGGCCTGCGCGTGGTTGATGGCCTCCACCGTCTGGGGCATGACACCGTCGTCGGCGGCCACCACCAGGATCGCGATGTCGGTGGCCTTCGCGCCGCGGGCACGCATGGCGGTGAACGCCTCGTGACCCGGGGTGTCGATGAAGGTGATCGGCCGCTCGTCGCCGTCGTGCTCGACGGACACCTGGTAGGCGCCGATGTGCTGGGTGATGCCGCCCGCCTCGGCCTCGCGCACGTTGGCCTTACGGATGGTGTCCAGCAGCCGGGTCTTACCGTGGTCGACGTGACCCATCACGGTCACCACCGGCGGGCGGGTCTGCAGGTCTTCCTCGGTGCCTTCGTCCTCGCCGTAGGTCAGATCGAAGGACTCGAGCAGCTCGCGGTCCTCGTCCTCCGGGCTGACGACCTGGACGACGTAGTTCATCTCGCTGCCCAGCAGCTCGAGCGTCTCGTCGCCCACCGATTGGGTGGCCGTCACCATCTCACCGAGGTTGAACAGCGCCTGCACCAGCGAGGCCGGGTTGGCGTTGATCTTGTCGGCGAAGTCGGAGAGCGACGCGCCGCGGGCCAGCCGGATCGTCTCGCCGTTGCCATGCGGCAACCGCACACCGCCGACGACCGGGGCCTGCATGTTCTCGTACTCGGCGCGCTTCGCCCGCTTCGACTTGCGGCCACGCCGGGGCGCGCCGCCGGGACGGCCGAACGCGCCGGCCGCACCGCCGCGCTGGCCGGGACGGCCGCCGCCGCCACCGGGCCGGCCGCGGAAACCGCCGCCGCCTCCGGGCGGGGCGCCGACTCCGCCGCCACCGCCGCGGTAGTTGCCGCCTCCCCCGTCACGACCGCCGGGACCACCGGGCCGGCCGCCGCCGGGCCGCGGGGCGCCGGGGCGCGGCGGGCGGCCCTGTCCGGCGGCGCCGGCGGGCCGGGGTGGCATGTTGCCCGGGGAGGCGCCGGGCCGCGGCGCGCCCGGGCGGGGCGCTCCGGGACGCGGCGCCGCCGGGCGCGGGATGGGCCGGTCGACGGGTTGCGCCGACGAGAACGGGTTGTTGCCGACGCGCGGGGCGCGGGGCTTGGGGATGGGGCCGGGGCGCGGGCCCGGCGTCATGCCGGGGTGCGGCGCCTGGCCGGGAGCGGGCGGCTTCGGCTGCCCTGGCGACGGCGCCGACGGGCGCGCGGGGGCCGGCCCCGGTCGCGCCGGGGCGTCGCTCGGCGCGGCGCCGGAGGCCTGGGCGGCGGCAGCGGGCGCCGCGCCACCGGGCTGGGCCGGCGACGCGGTCGCTTCGCCGTTGCCGGCGGGCTTGTTGATCGCGTTGTCGAGGGCCGCGTCGAGCGACTTGTCGGGGGCCTTGGCGGACGCCTTGGCGTCGCCTTTCGCGGCCTTCGCGGGGGCCTTCTCGGCCGCGGGCTTGCCGCCCCCGAAGGACTCGCGCAGCCGGCGAGCGACCGGTGCTTCTACCGTCGACGATGCGGATTTGACGAATTCGCCCTGATCATTCAGTCGGGCGAGGACTTCCTTGCTGGTGACACCGAGTTCCTTAGCCAACTCGTGTACGCGGGCCTTACCTGCCACTACATCTCCTGTCTATGAGGCGACAGTCGTGGGGCCGCGCCTCGGGTTTAGCTATGACACATTGTCATCGGGACTTCACGGTGTGCTCATGTTCTTTGCTACCTGTTCTGTTGCCGGGCGATCGGGCGCACTCAGCGACTCTATGTGCTCGACCACCGCGGAGGTGTCCGGTGAACCGGTGATGCGCAGCGCCTTGGTGAAAGCCCGCCGCCGGATCGCCTGTTGTGCGCAGTGCGGCACGGGATGCAGCCACGCACCCCGCCCCGGCAGGCGACTGCCTGTGTCAACGATCACGGCGAATTCGCCGTTCCCGGTCGGCACAGCCACCACGCGAAGCAGTTCGACGGCCAACTCTCGCTTTCGGCACCCGATACACGTCCGCACGGGTCCACCCATGTGTCGGTGCGCCCTTCTGGGTTTCGGAGGCCGAAGGCTCACGCTGGATCAGAAATAGTCTAGCGTCACCGGATCGATGGTCAGCACCGCCCGAGGATGTGCGGGTACGCCCTAGCGGTCGTGGGCCATTCCGTGGGTGGCGCCGTGTTCGGGCTCGTTCTCCGGATGCCCGCCGGGCGAGTCCCCGCGGATGTCGATGCGCCAGCCGGTGAGCCGGGCGGCCAGCCGCGCGTTCTGGCCCTCCTTGCCGATGGCCAGTGACAACTGGAAGTCGGGGACGACCACCCGGGCGGCGCGGGCGGACGGGTCGATGATCGACACCGAGACCACCTTGGCGGGTGACAGCGCGTTGGCGACGAAGCGGGCCGGGTCCTCGTCGTAGTCGATGATGTCGATCTTCTCGCCGGAGAGCTCGCTCATCACGTTGCGGACCCGCTGACCCATCGGGCCGATGCAGGCGCCCTTGGCGTTCAGGCCGGGCAGGTTCGACTTCACCGCGATCTTGGAGCGATGGCCGGCCTCGCGCGCCACGGCCACGATTTCGACCGACTCGTCGGCGATCTCGGGCACCTCCAGGGAGAACAGCTTGCGAACCAGGTTGGGGTGGGTGCGCGACAGCGTGATCAGCGGCTCGCGGGCCCCGCGGGTCACCCCGATCACGTAACACCGCACGCGGTTGCCGTGTTCGTAGCTTTCGCCGGGGACCTGCTCGGCCGCCGGGATCACGCCCTCGGACGCCTTCGTCTCGGTGCCCATCCGCACCACCACCAGGCCGCGCGCGTTGGCCCGGCTGTCACGCTGGATCACGCCAGCGACGATCTCGCCCTCACGCGTGGAGAACTCACCGTAGGTGCGCTCGTTCTCGGCATCGCGAAATCGCTGCAGCATCACCTGGCGTGCGGTGGTGGCGGCGATGCGCCCGAAGCCCTCGGGGGTGTCGTCCCATTCGCTGATGACGTTGTCGTCTTCGTCGGTCTCCCGGGCGATCACCCGGACGACGCCGGTCTTGCGGTCGATCTCGATCCGCGCGTCGTTCTGATGGCCCTCGGTGTGCCGGTAGGCGGTGAGCAGCGCGGACTTGATGGTCTCGAGCAGCTCGTTGACCGAGATGCCCCGATCCACCTCGATCGCATGCAGTGCGGCCATGTCGATATTCATCTGCGCCGCTCCTTCTCATCGCTACGCTCTGCATCGTCGCCGGCGCGGTTCATCAGCACCGCTCCTTCTCATCGCTACGCTCTGCATCGTCGCCGGCGCGGTTCATCAGCACCGCTCCTTCTCATCGCTACGCTCTGCATCGTCGCCGGCGCGGTTCATCAGCACCGCTCCTCCCCAGCCCCACGCTTCGCCAGTGCCAGTTCGGCGTCGGCAGGGGGCGAAAACTCCACCTGGACAACAGCTTTGACGACATCACCGAGCGAGATTTCGCGGATCGCCCAGTCTCGGCCGGTGCGAACCACCAGCGCGACGGCGTCCTCGTTCGTCTCGCCGATGCGGCCGGTCAGCGTCGATCCGTCGGAGAGGGTGACGTCGACCTTGCGGCCGCGGGCGCGGCGGAAGTGCTTCGCGCTGGTCAGGGGGCGGTCAACGCCGCGCGAGGAGACCTCGAGCACGTAGTGGTCGCCGATGGTGTCCAGATCGTCGAGCAGCGCCGACGCCGAGCGTGACAGCGTGGCGGCCGTGTCCAGGTCGAGGCCGTCGTCGCCGTCGGCGATCACCGTGATGCGTGGGGGCCGGGTGCGTGCGTCGATGACCACGTCTTCGATCTCGTATCCCGCGCGCGCAAACTCTGCATCGAGTAGCTCGATCACCTGCGTCTGCGACGGTAGCCCGGTGGTCACGGCGAGCTCCTCATCTTGAGTTGTCCGGTCATCTGGCGGATGTCGCCGCCGCGATGGCTTCGCGTCCGGCTTCCGGTGTCCCGGCGGAGAACGTGCTGGCTGTCCTCTGCGAGAACCAGCTATCCACGATACGCCAGGAATCGCGGATGGCGGCGCGATCGCGTGCTGGCTTCGTGCCCGCCGACGCACCGGTGGCAGGATGTGCTTGTGCCTAGCGCAGTTCCGTTCGTCAACCGGCGAGACGTCCTCTCCGGCGGCGTCGCTTTGGCCGCGCTCGGTGTGGTGTCCGCGTGCGGAAAGTCCGCGCCCAAGCCCCCGCCCGTCGAACAACTGCTGGGCCCGTTGGACCAGGCGCGCCACGACAGCGCGCTGGCGAGTGCCGCCGCCTCGGCCGTCGGGAACCCCCCGCAGGTCGCCGCCGCGCTGACGGTGGTGGCGAGCCAGCGCGCCGCGCACGCCCGCGCGCTGTCCACCGAGATCGCGCGGGCCGCCGGCAAGCTCGCCGCGCCGTCGTCGAGCGAAACGCCCAGCCCGAGTCAGGCCGAGCCGGCCGGTCCCCCGCCTCCCCCGCCGCCGGTGGCCGACGTGATCAACGCGCTGCACGCCTCGGCCGACAGCGCCGCTCGCCTGGTGGGCACCGAATCCGGCTACCGGGCCGGGCTGCTCGCCTCGATCGCCGCGTCCTGCACGGCGTCCTACACCGTGGCGCTGGTGCCCGGGGGACCGTCGATATGAGCTCGGGGAAGGACGCCGACAACGCCGCGCTGTCCGACGCGCTGGCCATCGAACACTCGACGATCTACGGCTACGGCATCGTCTCGGCCATGTCGCCGCCCAGCGTCAACGGCATGGTGGTGGAGGCGCTCGAGCAGCACCGGCAGCGCCGCGACGACGTCATCGCGATGCTGACCGCCCGCAAGGTCACCGCCCCGGTTGCCGCCGCCGGCTACCAGCTGCCCCTGGTGGTCGGCAGCCCGGCGGACGCGGCGCGGCTGGCCGCGCGGATGGAGAACGACGGCGCCGGCGCGTGGCGCGTTGTCGCCGAACACGCCGAGACCGCCGAGGACCGGGCGTTCGCTTCGACGGCGCTGGTGCAAAGCGCGGTCATGGCCGCCCGGTGGAACCGGGTGTTGGGCGCCTGGCCGATCACGACGAGCTTCCCGGGCGGCAACGACTAGCCCGTCTCAAGCGCCGCCGCGATGTCGGCGGCCAGCGACGCCCCCGTCGCCAGTTCGCGGGTTTGCCCGCCGAAGCGGTCGCGCAGTTCCACCACGCCGTCCGCCCAGCCGCGCCCCACCACCACGATCCAGGGCACGCCCAACAGCTCGGCATCCTTGAACTTCACGCCGGGTGACGCCTGGCGGTCATCGAGCAGCACGTCGACGCCCAGCCGGTCGAGCTCGCCGGCGAGCTCGGTGGCCCCGGTGCGGGCCCGGTCGTCCTTGTTGGCGATCACCAGGTGGACGTCGAAGGGCGCGACCGACGACGGCCACCGCAGCCCCAGCTCGTCGTGGTGCTGCTCGGCGATCACGGCCACCATCCGCGAGACGCCCAGGCCGTAGGAGCCCATCGTCAGGCGCACCGGCTTGCCGTCCTCGCCGAGCACGTCGGCGGTGAAGGCGTCGGTGTATTTGCGGCCGAGCTGGAAGATGTGCGCGACCTCGATGCCGCGCGCCGACACCAGCGGGCCCGCGCCGTCCGGCGACGGGTCCCCGTCGCGCACCTCGGCGGCCTCGATGGTGCCGTCGGCGGTGAAATCGCGGCCGGCGACCAGCCCGACGACGTGCCGGCCAGGCTCGTCGGCCCCGGTGATCCAGCTGGTGCCGTCGACCACGCGTGGATCGACCAGGTAGCGAACACCGTTGTCGCGCAACGCTTTCGGGCCGATGTAGCCCTTCACCAGAAAGGAATACTTGGCGAAGTCGGCGTCGTCGAGCATCGCGTATTCGGCCGGTTCGAGCGCCGCGCCCAGCCGCTTGTCGTCGACCTCGCGGTCGCCGGGCAGCCCGATGGCCAGCAGCTCCCAGTCCCCACCGGGCTCGCGCACCTTGAGCAGGACGTTCTTCAACGTGTCGGCCGCGGTGACGGTGCGGCCCAGGTCGGCGGTGTTGGCCCAGTCCACCAGGGTGGCGATGGTCGGGGTGTCGCCGGTGTCGTGGACCACCGCCTCGGGCAGCCCGTCGATCGGCTGCGCCTCCGGGCGCGCGGTGACGACGGCCTCGACGTTGGCCGCGTAGCCGGACTCCAGGCAGCGCACGAAGGTGTCCTCGCCGACCGGGCTTTCGGCCAGAAACTCCTCGGAGGCGCTGCCGCCCATGGCGCCGGAGACCGCCGAGACGATGACGTAGCGCACCTGCAGGCGCGCGAAGATGCGCTGATAGGCCTCGCGGTGCGCGTGGTAGGCGGCCTTGAGCCCGGCGTCGTCGACGTCGAACGAGTAGGAGTCCTTCATCAGGAACTCCCGCACGCGCAGGATGCCGGCGCGCGGCCGCGCCTCGTCGCGGTACTTGTTCTGGATTTGGTAGAGCAGGACCGGAAAGTCTTTGTAGGAGCTGTATTCGCCCTTGACCGTCAGGGTGAACAACTCCTCGTGCGTCGGGCCCAGCAGGTAGTCGTTACCGCGGCGGTCTTTGAGCCGGAACACCGAGTCGCCGTATTCGGTCCACCGGTTCGTCGCCTCGTAGGGCGCGCGGGGCAGCAGGGCGGGAAACAGGATCTCTTGCCCGCCAATGGCATTCATCTCCTCGCGGACGATGCCCTCGATGCGGCGCAGCACCCGCAGGCCCAGCGGCAACCAGCTGTACAGCCCGGGCGCGACGGGCCGGATGTAGCCGGCCCGGATCAGCAGCTTGTGGCTGGCGACTTCGGCGTCGGCGGGATCGTCGCGCAACGTGCGCAAAAACAGCTGGGACATCCGGGTGATCACAGCGGGCTAGCCTAGCGGTGACGCGGGGCCCGGTATCCGGCAGCCCGAGACTGCAACCAGCGACGCGTTTCCCGAGTAGGACGTAGGTAGCTGCACTCTCGCGGAGGGTCAGCGAGCTACAGCTCCCCGGCGTCCATCGCTTCCTTGACCTCTTGCGCGTGCGCGACCTGGTCGGGTGTGTAGCCGATGAGCAGCGCCGCACCGCCGACGATGACGGCCACCCCGGCCACCCACAGCAGGCCGTAGGTATAGCCGTGGTCGAGCGCCTGCAGCTGCGCGTCGGTCATGTTCTTCACCGGGCCGGTGGTGCCGCCCAAATACAGTGTCCGCGAAGTGATCACGGCCTGGATGACGGCCAACACGAGCGGGCCACCCAGGCTCTGCAGCATCAGCGTGACCGCGGAGACGGGACCGATCTGATCGAAACCCACACCGGCGATGGCCGACAGCGTCAGGGGCACGACGGCCATGCCGATGCCGATCCCGCCGACCACGATCGGCAACACCAGGTTGGGGAAGTAGGCGACGCCGCGGTGCATGAACGCCCAGCCGTAGAGCATCGCCCAGAAGAGCAGGATGCCGCCGCCGATGGTCAAGACCCGCGGCGAGAACCGCGACACCAGCTGCGAGGAGATGCCGAGGCCGATCCCCATCGCGATGACGAACGGGATGAAGCCGACGCCGGCGTGCAGCGCGCTGTAGCCCAGGATGTCCTGCACGTACAGGCCGATGCACACGGTCAGGCTGAACATCAGCCCGCCGGCCAGGAAGATCGCGGTGAACGTGACCAGGCGGTTGCGGTCGCGGAACAGATCGAACGGCACGACGGGGTTCTCGGCGGTGCGCTCCACGATGATGAAGCCCAGCCCGGCGAGCATCGCCACCACACCCGAACCGATGGTGGTGATCGAAACCCACCCCTTTTCCGGCCCCATCGAGAAGGCGAACACCGCGGCGGTGCACGTCAGGGTGGCCAGCATGGCGCCGGTGGCGTCCAGCTTCATCCGCTCGCGGTTGGTCTCGCGCAGCGCGGTGCGGGCCAAATACATCATCACCAGGCCGATCGGCACGTTCACCAGGAACGCCAGCCGCCACGACACCTCGGTGAGCGCTCCCCCGACCACGAGGCCCATCACCGAGCCGACGGCCGTCATCGCGGCGAAGACCGCGGTCGCGAAGTTGCGCGCCGGTCCCTTGGGGAAGGTGGTCGCCACCAGCGCCAGGCCCGTCGGCGAGGCGATGGCCGACCCGACGCCCTGCGACAGTCGGGCGATGACCATGGTCGCCTCGTCCCAGGCGACGGCGCACAGCACGGAGGAGATGGTGAACAGGGCGACACCGACGATGAAGGTGCGCTTGCGCCCGATGGTGTCGCCGAGCCGCCCGCCGAGCAGCATCAGCCCGCCGAATGTCAGCACGTAGGCGGTGATCACCCAGCTGCGGCCGGCGTCGGACAGGCTGAGCTCGTTTTGGATCTTGGGGAGCGCGACGATCGCGACGGTGCTGTCCATCGTCGCAAGCAGCTGCATACCGCCGATGGCGATGACGGCCGCGATGAAGCGTCGCGAGGGCAGCCACGCCGGGTAGTACTTGCTGATGCGATTGGAGGCGGTCTCCGCCGGGGGTTTTGCGGCGGTCTCCGCCGTGCGCACCGGGGCCGGACGATCGGGGCGTGCAGACGTCCAGTTTTGGACAGCGCGCTCTGAGTCGTTGAGAGCCGTCATAAAGGGTTACCTTACAGTAATCTTAAGAAGCGTTTAAACCCCGAAAGCCGCCACGGCGCCGATCACGATGATCGCGGGAGGTCGGATCCCCTCGGCGCGAATCTTTTCGGGCGTGTCGGCGAGGGTGGCCCGCAAAGTGTGTTGAGCGGCCGTCGTTCCGTGCTGAACGACAAGCACGGGCGTATCCGCTGGTCGACCGCCTGCCAAAAGGGCTTCGGCGAAAAGTTCGATGCGTTCGACGGCCATCAGCAAAACAATCGTGCCGGACATCGCGGCCAGCGCATCCCAATTCACTAACGATTCGGGATGCCCGGGTGGGAGATGGCCGCTGACCACCACGAACTCGTGGTTGATCGCCCGATGGGTGACGGGGACACCCGCCAGTGCGGGCACCCCTATGGCGCTTGTCACACCCGGCACCACGGTGACCGGGATCCCGGCCTCGGCGCACGCGAGCACCTCCTCGTAGCCGCGGGCGAAGACGAAGGGGTCCCCCCCTTTGAGGCGCACCACGAAGCTTCCGGCCCGGGCGCGTTCGATCATCACGTCGTTGATGGCGTCCTGGGCCATCGCCCGCCCGTACGGGATCTTGGCGGCGTCGATGACTTCCACGTGTGGGGGCAGTTCGGCGAGCAGTTCCGGCGGCGCGAGGCGGTCGGCGACCACGACGTCGGCCTGGGCGAGCAGCCGGCGCCCGCGCACGGTGATCAGTTCGGGGTCGCCGGGACCGCCCCCGATCAGCGCCACGCCGCCCTTGACGGCATCGGAGCCCACCGGGCCCTCGGGGGTGATGACCCCGGTCTGCAGCGCCTCCCGGATGGCCGAGCGGATCGCCGCCGAACGCCGGTGCTCGCCGCCGGCCAGGACGCCGACGGACAGCCCCGCATAGCTGAAAGACGCTGGCGTCACCGCGGTTCCCTCGACGGCGATGTCCGCCCGGACGC
Coding sequences within it:
- the nusA gene encoding transcription termination factor NusA; amino-acid sequence: MNIDMAALHAIEVDRGISVNELLETIKSALLTAYRHTEGHQNDARIEIDRKTGVVRVIARETDEDDNVISEWDDTPEGFGRIAATTARQVMLQRFRDAENERTYGEFSTREGEIVAGVIQRDSRANARGLVVVRMGTETKASEGVIPAAEQVPGESYEHGNRVRCYVIGVTRGAREPLITLSRTHPNLVRKLFSLEVPEIADESVEIVAVAREAGHRSKIAVKSNLPGLNAKGACIGPMGQRVRNVMSELSGEKIDIIDYDEDPARFVANALSPAKVVSVSIIDPSARAARVVVPDFQLSLAIGKEGQNARLAARLTGWRIDIRGDSPGGHPENEPEHGATHGMAHDR
- a CDS encoding ferritin-like domain-containing protein; amino-acid sequence: MSSGKDADNAALSDALAIEHSTIYGYGIVSAMSPPSVNGMVVEALEQHRQRRDDVIAMLTARKVTAPVAAAGYQLPLVVGSPADAARLAARMENDGAGAWRVVAEHAETAEDRAFASTALVQSAVMAARWNRVLGAWPITTSFPGGND
- the infB gene encoding translation initiation factor IF-2, encoding MAGKARVHELAKELGVTSKEVLARLNDQGEFVKSASSTVEAPVARRLRESFGGGKPAAEKAPAKAAKGDAKASAKAPDKSLDAALDNAINKPAGNGEATASPAQPGGAAPAAAAQASGAAPSDAPARPGPAPARPSAPSPGQPKPPAPGQAPHPGMTPGPRPGPIPKPRAPRVGNNPFSSAQPVDRPIPRPAAPRPGAPRPGAPRPGASPGNMPPRPAGAAGQGRPPRPGAPRPGGGRPGGPGGRDGGGGNYRGGGGGVGAPPGGGGGFRGRPGGGGGRPGQRGGAAGAFGRPGGAPRRGRKSKRAKRAEYENMQAPVVGGVRLPHGNGETIRLARGASLSDFADKINANPASLVQALFNLGEMVTATQSVGDETLELLGSEMNYVVQVVSPEDEDRELLESFDLTYGEDEGTEEDLQTRPPVVTVMGHVDHGKTRLLDTIRKANVREAEAGGITQHIGAYQVSVEHDGDERPITFIDTPGHEAFTAMRARGAKATDIAILVVAADDGVMPQTVEAINHAQAADVPIVVAVNKIDVEGADPAKIRGQLTEYGLVAEDFGGETMFVDISAKQGTNIDALLEAVLLTADAALDLRANPDMEAQGVAIEAHLDRGRGPVATVLVQRGTLRVGDSVVAGDAYGRVRRMVDEHGDDVEEALPSRPVQVIGFTSVPGAGDNLLVVDEDRIARQIADKRSARKRNALAARSRKRISLEDLDSALKETSQLNLILKGDNAGTVEALEEALMGIQIDDEVALRVIDRGVGGITETNVNLASASDAVIIGFNVRAEGKATELANREGVEIRYYSVIYQAIDEIEKALRGMLKPIYEENQLGRAEIRAIFRSSKVGIIAGCMISSGVVRRNAKARLLRDNVVVTENLTINSLRREKDDVTEVREGFECGMTLGYSDIKEGDIIESYELVQKERS
- a CDS encoding proline--tRNA ligase, yielding MITRMSQLFLRTLRDDPADAEVASHKLLIRAGYIRPVAPGLYSWLPLGLRVLRRIEGIVREEMNAIGGQEILFPALLPRAPYEATNRWTEYGDSVFRLKDRRGNDYLLGPTHEELFTLTVKGEYSSYKDFPVLLYQIQNKYRDEARPRAGILRVREFLMKDSYSFDVDDAGLKAAYHAHREAYQRIFARLQVRYVIVSAVSGAMGGSASEEFLAESPVGEDTFVRCLESGYAANVEAVVTARPEAQPIDGLPEAVVHDTGDTPTIATLVDWANTADLGRTVTAADTLKNVLLKVREPGGDWELLAIGLPGDREVDDKRLGAALEPAEYAMLDDADFAKYSFLVKGYIGPKALRDNGVRYLVDPRVVDGTSWITGADEPGRHVVGLVAGRDFTADGTIEAAEVRDGDPSPDGAGPLVSARGIEVAHIFQLGRKYTDAFTADVLGEDGKPVRLTMGSYGLGVSRMVAVIAEQHHDELGLRWPSSVAPFDVHLVIANKDDRARTGATELAGELDRLGVDVLLDDRQASPGVKFKDAELLGVPWIVVVGRGWADGVVELRDRFGGQTRELATGASLAADIAAALETG
- the rbfA gene encoding 30S ribosome-binding factor RbfA; this encodes MADPARARRLAKRINTIVASAIEFEIKDPGLDGVTIVDAKVTADLHDATVFYTVMGRTLDDEPDYGAAAAALERAKGALRTMVGAGTGVRFTPTLTFTRDTTSDNVQRMDELLARARAADADLARVRSGAKPAGEADPYRDSGSGAEPGLDGSIGDDDQREY
- a CDS encoding YlxR family protein — encoded protein: MAVELLRVVAVPTGNGEFAVIVDTGSRLPGRGAWLHPVPHCAQQAIRRRAFTKALRITGSPDTSAVVEHIESLSAPDRPATEQVAKNMSTP
- the rimP gene encoding ribosome maturation factor RimP, giving the protein MTTGLPSQTQVIELLDAEFARAGYEIEDVVIDARTRPPRITVIADGDDGLDLDTAATLSRSASALLDDLDTIGDHYVLEVSSRGVDRPLTSAKHFRRARGRKVDVTLSDGSTLTGRIGETNEDAVALVVRTGRDWAIREISLGDVVKAVVQVEFSPPADAELALAKRGAGEERC
- a CDS encoding DHH family phosphoesterase; translation: MTTTNANTELAGVGARVDAPAAVDLLSDAATVAVIAHVHPDADTIGAGLALGLVLDKCGKRVEVSFAEPAGLPESLASLPGRHLLVSPDAMRRDVDLVVTVDVPSVKRLGALSELAVSGAEVLVIDHHASNDMFGTANFVDVSADSTTMMIADILDAWGKPIDSDVAHCIYAGLTTDTGSFRWASARALRLAARLVDAGVDNAAISRTLMDTHPFGWLPLLSRVLASAQLVPGAAGGRGLVYAVVGHQDWSGSRPEEVESIVDIVRTTQQAEVAAVFKEVAPGQWSVSMRAKAEVDLATVASAFGGGGHRLAAGYSTTGPIEDAVAALRTALG